aattctatccgacctgctcagttcctccagaattttgcgtgCCTGTGCTGCTTGGTATTTCCTCTGTttcttatatttgtaattataGGACTGGGGCAGGAAGAAGGGGGAATTTGTAGGTTTTCCGCCCCACAGAAAGACGGCGGCCGCAGTGCGGGGCGGAAGTGACGACATTGGGGAGCGGAGGGAAATGACGCCCCCGTCCGTAAATATTTACTAACTTGTGAAGATGGCGGGTTTGGGGCTGCGGGCTCTGCTGCTGGGATTAATGTTGATGTTGGCGGTGGAAGCCGTAAAGCTGGGCGGCCTCAGCCCCGTGCCCACAGATGACCCCGGGGTGCTGAACGCCACCCGGGTAGCGGAGGAGGACTTCAACCGCAGGTCCAACAACTTGTTTCACACTGCGGTGTCGGATGTGGTAGCGGCCCAAATAcaggtgatggggagggatggggaaggggtgggtAGGGAGGcgagggggaaggggtgggagGCGAGGCGGGaaaggggtgggtggggaggggagggggaagggtgggtggggagggatggggaaggggtgggtggagagggatggggaaggggtgggtAGGGAGGCGAGGGGTAAGAGGTGGGTAGGGAGGCGAGGGGAAAGGGGTgggtagggagggagggggtaggggtgggTGGGgacgggagggggaaggggtgggtggggagggggagggaagggacggagtggggagggatggggaaggggaggggagggtgtgagggTGGATGAATACAGAGCTCTGGTGGGGGActttgtcttattgatgttgagctgCGGATGATTCAAATCACATCATTGAACAAAGGGGTTGGCGATGGAGTttaggatggggagggatttaccatGAGGAGGGGGAGAGTAGGGTACggtggggagaggaggtgatAATGTGGGCAGGGGAGGAGGGGGTCGAGAGGGGAGCGGGgttagggtggggaggggaagtgggggaggagagggagagaatacGGAGAGGGGGCTTGTGGAGTGTGAGGTGAGGAAGGgatgggaaggaaggggaagtgCTGAGGAGTGGAGAGTCGAGTAGGGGCGAGGGAGGGGAAGTTTGCAGGAGGTGGGGAGCAGAGCGCCAGTGTGGGGGAATTCCCCGAGGCCCAGTGAAAGTAGTTTGTCAGTCGCTGCGCTTCTGACTCTTGCAGGTGGTGTCGGGGTTAATGTACCACCTCTCCCTGGCGCTGAGAACCACCGTCTGCAGGAAGGTTGAACCTCGTTCAGAGAACTGCCCCTTTCACCAGGACCCTCAATATGCCAAGGTGAGTGATCAGTGCGCTGGTGGTCTCGGACGAGAGGTGGGGGAggcgagtgggggggggggggtcccgtcCCCGGTGCAGATTGGAACATGGTGGGGATTCACGTATCTGCCGGGGTACCAGGGGAGCTGAATTTTAATACTGGCCTCTTGTTTCTCCCCGCAGAGAACGACCTGTAGATATAAAGTCTGGTACCGCCCGTGGATCGGGCGCATGGAGGTGAACAGTGCTGAATGCCACGAGGTGTTACGATGACCGGACTGTAGGACCCTGGGGCGCACACAGCTCTGCGAAAGCAATAATACTGATCAGCACTTTACCACAGCCCCGGGCGCCTACGTAACCGAGGGCCAGATCGCCCCACAGCCTCTGCTCGACCTTTATCCGTTCTATGCTCAGCAGTATTTGCGTTTCAACTCACGGGCTGACCAGTTATTACCATAATTGTATAATTAAGCTGCAAATGTATATTTTTATTCTTGCGCAATAAAGCTTTTGCATTCTGAGTCTGCCTGTGTTTGCAATGTTAACAGGGTAACTCGGTGAATGAGGTCGACCCAGCACTGACCACCACGGACTATAGTGCGCTCAGCGATCGTGGTTAGACCCAGCATCTCGATAGGAGCGACGGGTCTCAGTCAGTGGTGTAATTTCAAATGTGGCGGGTGGGTGTAAAACCAGAGGActcggcctcagaatagagggccgtcCTTTTTGGAGGGAGAGCAGTtatttcttcagacagagagtggtgaatctgtggaattcgttgccacaggcaagcCTTCAAGTacgtttaagacagagattgatagattctcgactggtcagggtatgaagtaacacggggagaaggcaggagattgggggctgggagggaaaaggatgaaatggcggaggagaTTCGACAgctcaaatgacctaattctgccttTATATCTCACGGCCTTATAAAGTGTATTCATCATGGAAAATGTACTGTTTCACGCTCTAATCAGGAACACTCTCCAgagcctcaacgtccttcctctcgtggggcgaccagaactatcCGCAACACTCCAGATCTGAGTTTTATGAAGTCTGTCACTCTAACCGGGTGAAGACTTCTGTCACAGTCAGACATGAAAGTGTTCATTACCTTAACGTCGACAAAATCTCCAACcccggtcctaatgcccttcaccTCCTCATTTCCAACCCGTTACCCACGACTCAGTTCTTCCCAAaatccatttcatcctgtcacTTCGCTTCCCGATCTGAACTTACCGTCGGCTGCACTCAGTCGCAAACCACCGGGCCCCGTCAGGCTAGTTGTCAGCGGCGACGGTATCCAGACAATACTGCGGTTTCATCGCCGAAGGGAAAAGACGCATTCCTTCCTCTGTCCCcggcccacctggcttcacctgtcgccTTTGATCTGATCCTCATTCCCACATCATGTTtttatatcaaagttgctggtgaacgcagcaggccaggcagcatctctaggaagaggtgcagtcgacgtttcaggccgagacccttcgtcaggactaactgaaggaagagtgagtaagagatttgaaatcttttactctttcttcagttagtccggacgaagggtctcggcctgaaacgtcgactgcacctcttcctagagatgctgcccggcctgctgcgttcaccagcaactttgatgggcattgcttgaatttacagcatctgcggaattcctgttgtttgttgttcatgtttttatattctggcctcttccccttcctctccagccctgatgaagcgactcagcccgaaacgacagctgtttattcctttccgtagatgctgcctgcacTACTCAGTTCCTCCTGAATTCTGCGTGCCTCTGTTGCTTAGTATTTGCTCTATTTCTCATGTTTGCAATTATAGGACTGTGGTAAAATGATGTGGGAATTTGCAGGTCTGGGGCGAATGCCCCACAGAAAGATGGTGGCCGCAGTGCGGGGCGGAAGTGACGACgttggggagaggagggaaatGACGCCGTGTCTGTCAACGTTACCTAACTTGAGAAGATGGCGGGTTTGGGGCTGCGCTCTCTGCTGCTGGGATTAATGATGATGTTGGCGGTGGAAGCCATAAAGCTGGGCGGCCTCCAACCCGTGCCCGTAGATGATCCCGAGGTGGTGAACGCCACCCGGGTGGCGGAGGAGGACTTCAACCGCAGATCCAACGATTTGTTTTACAGCGCGGTGTCGGATGTGATATCGGCCCAAACAcaggtggtggagggggagggatatagGAGGAGGGGACGAGGAGGGAagggaggtgaggaggagggaggggaagagggggaggggaacagggggaggggagggagaggggagggaggagaagggtaGGGGAAGAGTGGGaggcggggaggggggaggaaggggaggggaggtgaggatggggaggagaCATGAAGGGgataaaaggggaggaggaagatagggagagggagatgtagagggagggagagtgggttgAGGAGTGGGAGTGGGGGAAGATGGGGTGGAGGTGTAAGTGAGGGGcaagaggaagggagagtggggagaagggtctggggagagggcgagggggaATACGGAGAATCTTCAGGAAGATATGTATTGGTTAAATCAGTGGGCAAATGTCtgtcagatggagtacaatgttggtaaacacGAGGTCATCCACTTGGGAAGGAAAAAAGGACGAGCAGATTATTATTGAAATGGTAAAGGATTGCAgcgtgctgttgtgcagagggacttgggagtgcttgcgcATGAATCACGAAGGTTGGTTTGCAtgtacagcaggctatcaaggaggcaaatgggatgttagcCTTCactgctggagggattgaattcaagagcagggaggttatgctgcaactgtactggGTACTGTTGACGtggcacctggagtactgcatgcagttctggtctccttgcttgaggaaggatatactggctttgcagGTTCAACATGTTGAGACTGGAGAGGAGGGTGTGacactataaggagagattgaatcgcctgggactgtacttcctggaattcagaaaaaatgAGAGGACATCTTAtagaaaaataaaatatgaaagagatagataagatagaggcaggaaagttctttccactggtaggtgatgctagagctaggggacatagcctcaagatttagggGAGTAGATTTTgggacagaaatgagaaggaactgcttttcccagagagtggtgaatctgtggaattctctgcccaatgaagcagtggaggctgcctcagtaaatatatttaagacaaggttggatagatttttgcatagtaggggaattaagggttatggggaaaaggcaggtaggtggagatgagtccatggtcagatcagccatgatcttattgagtggtggagcaggctcgacgggccggatggccgactcctgctcctatttcttatgaccAGCAGAGTAAAGGTGGTGGGTGTGTGCAGATGGGTGACCACTCCTGGCTCGATACACACAGACACCCTGTAGAGATGTTTTGAGGCCTTTCTGACTGTAAGGTGCTCTTGCAGGTGGTGTCGGGGATCATGTACCATCTCACCCTGGAGCTGAGAACCACCGTCTGCAGGAAGAGTTCTGTTTCCCAGAACTGTCCCTTCCACGAGGATCCTCAATATGCCAAGGTGAGCGATCAGTGCACTGGTGGTCtcgggagtgaggggcaggggtCCTGTCCCCAGGGGCACTGGAACCTGGTGGGGATTCATGAATCTGCCGGGGTACCGACGGGAATCTCTTTTAATACTGCCCTCTGCTTTTCCCCGCAGAAAATGACCTGTAATTTTAAAGTCTGGGACCAACCGTGGGTCGGGCCCATGCGGGTATTCGAACACCGTTGTTCCAGGACGGCCAAGTGACCGGTCTGTAGGACCCCTGCGGTGCATTCAGCTTGCTGAAGCAATACTGCTGATCACTAGGTCAAATAGATACCAACACAGCACCTTACCACAGCCCTGGGTGCCTACTTAATCAAAGCACTACAACGCATCCAGACAATTTGTATTTGTGTTTCACCTCGTGGGCTGACCAGTTAATACCATAATTGAATAATTAAGCTGCGAATGTGCAAACGTTTGTACATTTTTTAATCTAGCGCAATAAACTTTTTGCATTCTGAGTCTGCCTGTGTTTGCAGTGTTAACAGGGTAACTCGGTGAATGAGGTCGGCccagcactggccaccacggacTGTAGTGAGCTCGGCAATCGCGCTTAGACAGACCCTGCACCTTGATAGGGGGCCACTGACACACAGCCTGGGGTCTCAGTCAGCGGTCTGTGAAGAATCCTTCTGATTTCAAACATGGCGGGAGTGTCTGAGACcggaggacgcagcctcagaatagagggccgtcATTTTAGAacggagagaaggaggaattcctttagccagagagtggtgaatctgtggaattcgttgccacaggcagctgtggaggccaagtctttatgtatatttaagctagaggttgatagattcttgattggtcagggcatgaagggatacggggagaaggcaggagattgggactgagagggaaaatggatcagccatgattcacaTTCTAATCAGGAACCctctccttcctgtagtggggcgatTAGAAATATACGCAAAACTCCAGATCTGAGATATATGAAGTCTGTCAGTCTAACCAGGTGAAGATTTTTGTCACAGTCAGACATGAAAGTGTTCATTACCTTAACATCGACAAAATCTCCAACcccggtcctaatgcccttcaccTCCTCATCCCAACCCGTTACCCACGACTCAGTTCTTGCCAAAACCCATTTCATCTTGTCAGTTCGTTTCCCGATCTGAACTTACCATCGGCTGCACTCAGTCACAAACCACGGCCCCTGTCAGGCTCGTCGCCAGTGGCGACGATATCCAGACCACACTGCGGTTTCATCCCCGAAGGGAAAAGACGCATTCTTTCTTCTGCCCCcggcccacctggcttcacccgtcGTCTTTGATCTTATCCTCATTCCCACataatgtttttatattctgccctcttccccctcctctccagcccagatgaagggtctcggcccgaaacggtgGCTGTTgattcctttccagagatgctgggTTCCTTCACCATTTTGCGTGTCCATGTTGTTTTGTATTTCCGGTGTCTGCACCGTTTCTCCTGTTTGCAATCATAGGAAAGCCATAAAAAGACGTGGAAATctgcaggcaacacacacacacacacacacacacacacacacactgccagagcaactcagcaggccaggcagcatttgtggaaaagagtttcgggccgagactctacAGCAGGACTGGAGACAAAAACATGAGAAATCAGAGtcaaaaggtgagagaggggagagagagaaacacaaggtgatgggtggaacggGGAGGGtcagggggtgaagtaaagaactgggaagttgatcggtgaaagatacagggctgaagaagggggagtttgataggagaggacagaaggccattgaagaaagaaatcggggagagcaccagagggagttgtgagcgggcaaggagatgaggtgagagagggaaatggtgaagggggggcattactggaagttcaagagatcgatgttcatgccatcagggtgcaggctacccagacggaatataaggtggtgttcctccaacctaagtgtggtctcatcaagacagtagaggaggccatggatggacatgtcggaacgggaatgggagtggaattaaaatgggtggccactgggagatccggcttgttctggcagacgttGATGCTCAGCGAGGAGGTCTCCCAACCTACGTCATGTCTCACCTGTTAGAGTgaatttttttgggtagatgatttgtttacacttaaatgactttggccaccagacttctattttaggtaatgaactgggtcaggtcacggatctctcagtgggtgagcatctgggggacagtgaccaccgctccctggcctttataattatcatggaaaaggatagaatcaaagaggacaggaaaatttttaattggggaaaggcaaattatgaggctataaggctagaacttgcggatgtgaattgggatgatgtttttgcagggaaatatactatggacatgaggtcgatgtttagagatctcttgcgggatgtaagggataaatttgtcccggtgaggaagataaagaatagtagggtgaaggaaccgtgggtgacaagtgaggtggaaaatctagtcaggaggaagaaggcagcatacatgatgtttaggaagcaaggatcagatgggtctattgaggaatatagggaagcaagaaaggatctTGAGAacggctgagaagagcaagaagagggcatgagaaggccttggcgagtagggtaaaggaaaaccccaaggcatcgtTCAATTATGTgatgaaaaaaaggatgacaggagtgaaggtaggacagattagagataaaggtgggaagatgtgcctggagtctgtggaagtgagcgaggtcctcaatgaatacttctcatcggtattcaccaatgagagggaacttgatgatggtgaggacaatatgagtgaggttgatgttctggagcatgttgatattaagtaagaggaggtgttggagttgttaaaatacattaggatggataagtcccggggcctgatggaatattccccaggctgctccacgaggcgagggaagagattgccgagcctctggctaggatctttatgtcctcgttgtccacgggaatggtaccggaggattggagggaggcgaatgttatccccttgttcaaaaaaggtagtagggatagtccgggtaattatagaccagtgagccttacgtctgtggtgggaaagctgttggaaaagattcttagaggtatgatctatgggcatttagagaatcatggtctgatc
The DNA window shown above is from Mobula hypostoma chromosome 30, sMobHyp1.1, whole genome shotgun sequence and carries:
- the LOC134339535 gene encoding cystatin-like, with the protein product MAGLGLRSLLLGLMMMLAVEAIKLGGLQPVPVDDPEVVNATRVAEEDFNRRSNDLFYSAVSDVISAQTQVVSGIMYHLTLELRTTVCRKSSVSQNCPFHEDPQYAKKMTCNFKVWDQPWVGPMRVFEHRCSRTAK
- the LOC134339808 gene encoding cystatin-2-like, translated to MAGLGLRALLLGLMLMLAVEAVKLGGLSPVPTDDPGVLNATRVAEEDFNRRSNNLFHTAVSDVVAAQIQVVSGLMYHLSLALRTTVCRKVEPRSENCPFHQDPQYAKRTTCRYKVWYRPWIGRMEVNSAECHEVLR